In Ctenopharyngodon idella isolate HZGC_01 chromosome 20, HZGC01, whole genome shotgun sequence, the following proteins share a genomic window:
- the si:ch211-140l13.3 gene encoding uncharacterized protein si:ch211-140l13.3 isoform X2: MSAEIPQNRTVVETSLSQKTNIFQSVSSVVQHHEENQSSCQLPPMSESDPSFPSKSVSQEAFEEQRVSEMGRSACQPAQHMSERSPQENPGQNELLLQRQVKQLQRVLQEQNALLSLISPGLILSPTFLAHWQAQTPQSSSEADPLNPTENLDAFKESSTKPSYSGQAENESEALATNNSNDVAPSAELRCLFPIKEESSETAQEDCPLSPFGLRQGLPPNPEERYHMMPIRPGLREEQKTFEEFVEEHLKTDQAVLQYENQVSTQIIGAEKRNFLRKGEGTSRISKGKDCSQNVKRRCSISPQTMNIKPSQKSVRPTEEMPNRSSPALKGVGNLSDQRSGLEDSLKRTADLQEDNYSSNSKGKVKALTANIANNAASLKSKHSEGVMRNYDKTNGSKPSGSAQAQSRSIGFKKINDHIVKVNEKNCLTKHYRQSGRTSKEVNLTDEVMESLALSESNDSTSSEDGPNSQPHSPFPHYLSRHTDHKDQSLDLSDGDYASDAPSETRFNEEHRTSTPMSSSSSFSSDSELKSLEESMANHSKKTEERRTNSDFRPPSAPEPLRTTFPKVKVTPEDITHGMEQEKPHTLIRSKMEEHGFNGCRPLLRLKKELQEPQDLREQISSLKQQLMERESHWSQAHSLLQSRVEALTRENQELHSRLNVNKKSHQSAGSFAPQAGSYSAFEKSREEPQKTPHVRSATPAFNKPTIHKTQQIDSFARTHTTSSAKLNSYKPVEANKRSVTKANRITECTAGSLRKNSALYTDSPQNNGMITQGGKGSLFYHHTDCNDAQMATQARKDKVQEETHYPDGRVERLFLNGCRVITFRNGTKKEIGVDKSITVTFFNGDVKRTLADGTVIYYYCDAQTTHSTYPSGLEVIQFPNNQREKHHPDGTREISFPDGTVKILHSDGREESVFPDGTIVKISQHGEKMVEFTNGQREIHTSQYKRRMYPDGTVKTVYTNGRQETKFSSGRVRIKNNECVIMDKK, encoded by the exons ATGTCTGCAGAAATACCCCAAAACCGAACTGTGGTAGAAACCAGTTTGAGtcaaaagacaaacatctttcAATCTGTCAGCTCTGTTGTCCAGCATCATGAAGAAAACCAGTCGAGCTGCCAACTACCTCCAATGAGTGAATCTGACCCTAGTTTTCCATCTAAGTCGGTGAGTCAGGAGGCTTTTGAGGAACAGCGGGTATCTGAAATGGGCAGATCTGCCTGCCAACCTGCCCAACATATGTCTGAAAGATCCCCTCAAGAG AATCCAGGCCAAAATGAGCTTCTCCTTCAGCGTCAGGTGAAGCAGTTGCAGAGGGTTTTACAGGAACAGAACGCACTGCTCTCTCTTATCAGTCCAG GACTGATTTTATCTCCCACATTCTTAGCGCACTGGCAAGCCCAGACACCTCAAAGCTCTTCAGAAGCTGATCCCCTCAACCCTACTGAGAATTTAGATGCCTTCAAGGAAAGCTCAACCAAACCCTCATATTCTGGCCAGGCTGAGAATGAGTCAGAGGCTCTGGCAACTAATAACAGCAATG ATGTTGCACCATCAGCAGAGCTCAGATGCTTGTTTCCTATTAAAGAAGAGTCTTCAGAAACTGCACAAGAAGACTGTCCTCTTAGCCCTTTCGGATTGAGGCAAGGTCTCCCACCAAACCCAGAGGAAAGGTATCATatgat GCCTATTCGACCAGGACTGAGAGAAGagcaaaaaacatttgaagAGTTTGTTGAAGAACATCTCAAAACAGACCAGGCTGTTCTCCAATATGAGAATCAG GTTAGTACACAAATCATAGGAGCAGAGAAGAGGAATTTCCTTCGTAAAGGAGAAGGAACATCTAGAATTTCAAAGGGTAAGGACTGCTCACAAAATGTGAAGAGGAGATGCTCTATTAGTCCACAAACAATGAACATAAAGCCTAGTCAGAAGTCGGTACGACCCACTGAAGAGATGCCAAATAGGAGCAGTCCTGCTCTGAAGGGTGTAGGAAACCTCAGTGACCAAAGATCTGGCCTGGAAGACTCTCTAAAGAGGACCGCTGATCTACAAGAAGATAATTATTCATCAAACAGCAAAGGGAAAGTCAAAGCTTTGACTGCTAATATTGCTAACAATGCAGCCTCACTTAaaagtaagcacagtgaaggagTCATGAGGAATTATGATAAAACCAATGGAAGTAAGCCAAGTGGATCTGCTCAGGCACAAAGTAGGAGCAttggctttaaaaaaattaatgaccACATTGTCAAAGTCAATGAGAAAAATTGTCTTACCAAACACTACCGTCAAAGTGGACGTACATCTAAAGAAGTCAATTTAACCGACGAGGTGATGGAGTCACTGGCTCTTAGTGAATCTAATGACAGCACTAGCAGTGAAGATGGACCCAACTCTCAGCCTCACAGTCCATTTCCTCATTATCTTTCAAGGCACACGGATCACAAAGATCAGAGTCTGGATCTGTCGGATGGCGACTACGCTAGTGATGCTCCGAGTGAGACTCGATTCAATGAAGAACATCGCACTTCAACTCCTATGTCTAGTTCTTCGAGCTTCAGCAGTGATTCTGAGCTCAAGAGCTTAGAGGAGTCTATGGCTAACCACTCCAAgaaaacagaagaaagaaggacCAACAGTGATTTTAGACCACCTTCTGCTCCTGAACCTCTCAGAACGACATTTCCAAAAGTCAAGGTTACTCCAGAAGACATCACACACGGCATGGAGCAAGAGAAACCACATACTTTAATCAG GTCGAAGATGGAAGAGCATGGTTTTAATGGCTGCAGACCTTTGCTCAGGCTTAAGAAAGAACTTCAGGAACCTCAG GATCTGAGAGAGCAGATCTCATCTCTGAAGCAGCAGCTGATGGAGAGGGAGTCTCACTGGTCACAGGCCCACAGTCTcctccagagccgtgtggaaGCCCTTACCCGAGAGAACCAGGAGCTTCACAGCAGGCTCAATGTGAACAAGAAATCGCACCAGAGTGCTGGTTCCTTTGCTCCTCAGGCTGGATCATACAGCGCA TTTGAGAAAAGCAGAGAGGAACCACAGAAGACCCCTCATGTTAGGAGCGCAACTCCAGCCTTTAACAAACCCACCATCCATAAGACACAACAGATCGAT tcatttgcTAGGACCCATACAACTAGTTCAGCTAAACTCAATTCCTATAAACCCGTTGAG GCAAATAAACGCTCTGTTACCAAAGCTAATAGGATAACTGAATGCACAGCCGGCTCTTTGA GAAAGAATTCTGCACTTTACACTGACAGTCCACAGAACAATGGCATGATTACACAAGGTGGAAAG GGAAGTTTGTTTTATCATCATACTGACTGCAATGATGCACAAATGGCAACCCAGGCCAGAAAAGACAAAGTACAGGAGGAAACTCACTATCCAGATGGAAGG GTTGAACGTCTTTTTTTGAACGGATGTCGTGTGATCACATTTCGCAATGGAACGAAGAAAGAGATTGGTGTTGACAAGTCGATCACTGTTACCTTCTTCAACGGAGATGTTAAACGCACACTGGCTGATGGGACTGTG ATATACTACTATTGTGATGCCCAAACAACACACTCAACCTATCCATCTGGTTTGGAGGTTATACAGTTTCCAAACAACCAAAGag AAAAACACCATCCTGATGGCACAAGGGAAATATCCTTCCCGGATGGCACCGTCAAGATTCTCCACTCCGATGGTCGAGAGGAAAGTGTTTTTCCAGATGGAACTATTGTCAAGATATCACA ACATGGTGAAAAGATGGTGGAGTTTACTAATGGGCAGAGAGAGATCCATACTTCACAGTACAAGCGGAGGATGTACCCGGATGGAACCGTTAAAACTGTCTATACGAATGGGAGGCAAGAGACAAAGTTCTCATCTGGGAGGGTTCGCATTAAGAACAATGAATGCGTCATTATGgacaaaaagtga
- the si:ch211-140l13.3 gene encoding uncharacterized protein si:ch211-140l13.3 isoform X1 codes for MSAEIPQNRTVVETSLSQKTNIFQSVSSVVQHHEENQSSCQLPPMSESDPSFPSKSVSQEAFEEQRVSEMGRSACQPAQHMSERSPQENPGQNELLLQRQVKQLQRVLQEQNALLSLISPGLILSPTFLAHWQAQTPQSSSEADPLNPTENLDAFKESSTKPSYSGQAENESEALATNNSNDVAPSAELRCLFPIKEESSETAQEDCPLSPFGLRQGLPPNPEERYHMMPIRPGLREEQKTFEEFVEEHLKTDQAVLQYENQVSTQIIGAEKRNFLRKGEGTSRISKGKDCSQNVKRRCSISPQTMNIKPSQKSVRPTEEMPNRSSPALKGVGNLSDQRSGLEDSLKRTADLQEDNYSSNSKGKVKALTANIANNAASLKSKHSEGVMRNYDKTNGSKPSGSAQAQSRSIGFKKINDHIVKVNEKNCLTKHYRQSGRTSKEVNLTDEVMESLALSESNDSTSSEDGPNSQPHSPFPHYLSRHTDHKDQSLDLSDGDYASDAPSETRFNEEHRTSTPMSSSSSFSSDSELKSLEESMANHSKKTEERRTNSDFRPPSAPEPLRTTFPKVKVTPEDITHGMEQEKPHTLIRSKMEEHGFNGCRPLLRLKKELQEPQDLREQISSLKQQLMERESHWSQAHSLLQSRVEALTRENQELHSRLNVNKKSHQSAGSFAPQAGSYSAVRFEKSREEPQKTPHVRSATPAFNKPTIHKTQQIDSFARTHTTSSAKLNSYKPVEANKRSVTKANRITECTAGSLRKNSALYTDSPQNNGMITQGGKGSLFYHHTDCNDAQMATQARKDKVQEETHYPDGRVERLFLNGCRVITFRNGTKKEIGVDKSITVTFFNGDVKRTLADGTVIYYYCDAQTTHSTYPSGLEVIQFPNNQREKHHPDGTREISFPDGTVKILHSDGREESVFPDGTIVKISQHGEKMVEFTNGQREIHTSQYKRRMYPDGTVKTVYTNGRQETKFSSGRVRIKNNECVIMDKK; via the exons ATGTCTGCAGAAATACCCCAAAACCGAACTGTGGTAGAAACCAGTTTGAGtcaaaagacaaacatctttcAATCTGTCAGCTCTGTTGTCCAGCATCATGAAGAAAACCAGTCGAGCTGCCAACTACCTCCAATGAGTGAATCTGACCCTAGTTTTCCATCTAAGTCGGTGAGTCAGGAGGCTTTTGAGGAACAGCGGGTATCTGAAATGGGCAGATCTGCCTGCCAACCTGCCCAACATATGTCTGAAAGATCCCCTCAAGAG AATCCAGGCCAAAATGAGCTTCTCCTTCAGCGTCAGGTGAAGCAGTTGCAGAGGGTTTTACAGGAACAGAACGCACTGCTCTCTCTTATCAGTCCAG GACTGATTTTATCTCCCACATTCTTAGCGCACTGGCAAGCCCAGACACCTCAAAGCTCTTCAGAAGCTGATCCCCTCAACCCTACTGAGAATTTAGATGCCTTCAAGGAAAGCTCAACCAAACCCTCATATTCTGGCCAGGCTGAGAATGAGTCAGAGGCTCTGGCAACTAATAACAGCAATG ATGTTGCACCATCAGCAGAGCTCAGATGCTTGTTTCCTATTAAAGAAGAGTCTTCAGAAACTGCACAAGAAGACTGTCCTCTTAGCCCTTTCGGATTGAGGCAAGGTCTCCCACCAAACCCAGAGGAAAGGTATCATatgat GCCTATTCGACCAGGACTGAGAGAAGagcaaaaaacatttgaagAGTTTGTTGAAGAACATCTCAAAACAGACCAGGCTGTTCTCCAATATGAGAATCAG GTTAGTACACAAATCATAGGAGCAGAGAAGAGGAATTTCCTTCGTAAAGGAGAAGGAACATCTAGAATTTCAAAGGGTAAGGACTGCTCACAAAATGTGAAGAGGAGATGCTCTATTAGTCCACAAACAATGAACATAAAGCCTAGTCAGAAGTCGGTACGACCCACTGAAGAGATGCCAAATAGGAGCAGTCCTGCTCTGAAGGGTGTAGGAAACCTCAGTGACCAAAGATCTGGCCTGGAAGACTCTCTAAAGAGGACCGCTGATCTACAAGAAGATAATTATTCATCAAACAGCAAAGGGAAAGTCAAAGCTTTGACTGCTAATATTGCTAACAATGCAGCCTCACTTAaaagtaagcacagtgaaggagTCATGAGGAATTATGATAAAACCAATGGAAGTAAGCCAAGTGGATCTGCTCAGGCACAAAGTAGGAGCAttggctttaaaaaaattaatgaccACATTGTCAAAGTCAATGAGAAAAATTGTCTTACCAAACACTACCGTCAAAGTGGACGTACATCTAAAGAAGTCAATTTAACCGACGAGGTGATGGAGTCACTGGCTCTTAGTGAATCTAATGACAGCACTAGCAGTGAAGATGGACCCAACTCTCAGCCTCACAGTCCATTTCCTCATTATCTTTCAAGGCACACGGATCACAAAGATCAGAGTCTGGATCTGTCGGATGGCGACTACGCTAGTGATGCTCCGAGTGAGACTCGATTCAATGAAGAACATCGCACTTCAACTCCTATGTCTAGTTCTTCGAGCTTCAGCAGTGATTCTGAGCTCAAGAGCTTAGAGGAGTCTATGGCTAACCACTCCAAgaaaacagaagaaagaaggacCAACAGTGATTTTAGACCACCTTCTGCTCCTGAACCTCTCAGAACGACATTTCCAAAAGTCAAGGTTACTCCAGAAGACATCACACACGGCATGGAGCAAGAGAAACCACATACTTTAATCAG GTCGAAGATGGAAGAGCATGGTTTTAATGGCTGCAGACCTTTGCTCAGGCTTAAGAAAGAACTTCAGGAACCTCAG GATCTGAGAGAGCAGATCTCATCTCTGAAGCAGCAGCTGATGGAGAGGGAGTCTCACTGGTCACAGGCCCACAGTCTcctccagagccgtgtggaaGCCCTTACCCGAGAGAACCAGGAGCTTCACAGCAGGCTCAATGTGAACAAGAAATCGCACCAGAGTGCTGGTTCCTTTGCTCCTCAGGCTGGATCATACAGCGCAGTGAGA TTTGAGAAAAGCAGAGAGGAACCACAGAAGACCCCTCATGTTAGGAGCGCAACTCCAGCCTTTAACAAACCCACCATCCATAAGACACAACAGATCGAT tcatttgcTAGGACCCATACAACTAGTTCAGCTAAACTCAATTCCTATAAACCCGTTGAG GCAAATAAACGCTCTGTTACCAAAGCTAATAGGATAACTGAATGCACAGCCGGCTCTTTGA GAAAGAATTCTGCACTTTACACTGACAGTCCACAGAACAATGGCATGATTACACAAGGTGGAAAG GGAAGTTTGTTTTATCATCATACTGACTGCAATGATGCACAAATGGCAACCCAGGCCAGAAAAGACAAAGTACAGGAGGAAACTCACTATCCAGATGGAAGG GTTGAACGTCTTTTTTTGAACGGATGTCGTGTGATCACATTTCGCAATGGAACGAAGAAAGAGATTGGTGTTGACAAGTCGATCACTGTTACCTTCTTCAACGGAGATGTTAAACGCACACTGGCTGATGGGACTGTG ATATACTACTATTGTGATGCCCAAACAACACACTCAACCTATCCATCTGGTTTGGAGGTTATACAGTTTCCAAACAACCAAAGag AAAAACACCATCCTGATGGCACAAGGGAAATATCCTTCCCGGATGGCACCGTCAAGATTCTCCACTCCGATGGTCGAGAGGAAAGTGTTTTTCCAGATGGAACTATTGTCAAGATATCACA ACATGGTGAAAAGATGGTGGAGTTTACTAATGGGCAGAGAGAGATCCATACTTCACAGTACAAGCGGAGGATGTACCCGGATGGAACCGTTAAAACTGTCTATACGAATGGGAGGCAAGAGACAAAGTTCTCATCTGGGAGGGTTCGCATTAAGAACAATGAATGCGTCATTATGgacaaaaagtga
- the si:ch211-140l13.3 gene encoding uncharacterized protein si:ch211-140l13.3 isoform X7, with translation MSAEIPQNRTVVETSLSQKTNIFQSVSSVVQHHEENQSSCQLPPMSESDPSFPSKSVSQEAFEEQRVSEMGRSACQPAQHMSERSPQENPGQNELLLQRQVKQLQRVLQEQNALLSLISPGLILSPTFLAHWQAQTPQSSSEADPLNPTENLDAFKESSTKPSYSGQAENESEALATNNSNDVAPSAELRCLFPIKEESSETAQEDCPLSPFGLRQGLPPNPEERYHMMPIRPGLREEQKTFEEFVEEHLKTDQAVLQYENQVSTQIIGAEKRNFLRKGEGTSRISKGKDCSQNVKRRCSISPQTMNIKPSQKSVRPTEEMPNRSSPALKGVGNLSDQRSGLEDSLKRTADLQEDNYSSNSKGKVKALTANIANNAASLKSKHSEGVMRNYDKTNGSKPSGSAQAQSRSIGFKKINDHIVKVNEKNCLTKHYRQSGRTSKEVNLTDEVMESLALSESNDSTSSEDGPNSQPHSPFPHYLSRHTDHKDQSLDLSDGDYASDAPSETRFNEEHRTSTPMSSSSSFSSDSELKSLEESMANHSKKTEERRTNSDFRPPSAPEPLRTTFPKVKVTPEDITHGMEQEKPHTLIRSKMEEHGFNGCRPLLRLKKELQEPQDLREQISSLKQQLMERESHWSQAHSLLQSRVEALTRENQELHSRLNVNKKSHQSAGSFAPQAGSYSAANKRSVTKANRITECTAGSLRKNSALYTDSPQNNGMITQGGKGSLFYHHTDCNDAQMATQARKDKVQEETHYPDGRVERLFLNGCRVITFRNGTKKEIGVDKSITVTFFNGDVKRTLADGTVIYYYCDAQTTHSTYPSGLEVIQFPNNQREKHHPDGTREISFPDGTVKILHSDGREESVFPDGTIVKISQHGEKMVEFTNGQREIHTSQYKRRMYPDGTVKTVYTNGRQETKFSSGRVRIKNNECVIMDKK, from the exons ATGTCTGCAGAAATACCCCAAAACCGAACTGTGGTAGAAACCAGTTTGAGtcaaaagacaaacatctttcAATCTGTCAGCTCTGTTGTCCAGCATCATGAAGAAAACCAGTCGAGCTGCCAACTACCTCCAATGAGTGAATCTGACCCTAGTTTTCCATCTAAGTCGGTGAGTCAGGAGGCTTTTGAGGAACAGCGGGTATCTGAAATGGGCAGATCTGCCTGCCAACCTGCCCAACATATGTCTGAAAGATCCCCTCAAGAG AATCCAGGCCAAAATGAGCTTCTCCTTCAGCGTCAGGTGAAGCAGTTGCAGAGGGTTTTACAGGAACAGAACGCACTGCTCTCTCTTATCAGTCCAG GACTGATTTTATCTCCCACATTCTTAGCGCACTGGCAAGCCCAGACACCTCAAAGCTCTTCAGAAGCTGATCCCCTCAACCCTACTGAGAATTTAGATGCCTTCAAGGAAAGCTCAACCAAACCCTCATATTCTGGCCAGGCTGAGAATGAGTCAGAGGCTCTGGCAACTAATAACAGCAATG ATGTTGCACCATCAGCAGAGCTCAGATGCTTGTTTCCTATTAAAGAAGAGTCTTCAGAAACTGCACAAGAAGACTGTCCTCTTAGCCCTTTCGGATTGAGGCAAGGTCTCCCACCAAACCCAGAGGAAAGGTATCATatgat GCCTATTCGACCAGGACTGAGAGAAGagcaaaaaacatttgaagAGTTTGTTGAAGAACATCTCAAAACAGACCAGGCTGTTCTCCAATATGAGAATCAG GTTAGTACACAAATCATAGGAGCAGAGAAGAGGAATTTCCTTCGTAAAGGAGAAGGAACATCTAGAATTTCAAAGGGTAAGGACTGCTCACAAAATGTGAAGAGGAGATGCTCTATTAGTCCACAAACAATGAACATAAAGCCTAGTCAGAAGTCGGTACGACCCACTGAAGAGATGCCAAATAGGAGCAGTCCTGCTCTGAAGGGTGTAGGAAACCTCAGTGACCAAAGATCTGGCCTGGAAGACTCTCTAAAGAGGACCGCTGATCTACAAGAAGATAATTATTCATCAAACAGCAAAGGGAAAGTCAAAGCTTTGACTGCTAATATTGCTAACAATGCAGCCTCACTTAaaagtaagcacagtgaaggagTCATGAGGAATTATGATAAAACCAATGGAAGTAAGCCAAGTGGATCTGCTCAGGCACAAAGTAGGAGCAttggctttaaaaaaattaatgaccACATTGTCAAAGTCAATGAGAAAAATTGTCTTACCAAACACTACCGTCAAAGTGGACGTACATCTAAAGAAGTCAATTTAACCGACGAGGTGATGGAGTCACTGGCTCTTAGTGAATCTAATGACAGCACTAGCAGTGAAGATGGACCCAACTCTCAGCCTCACAGTCCATTTCCTCATTATCTTTCAAGGCACACGGATCACAAAGATCAGAGTCTGGATCTGTCGGATGGCGACTACGCTAGTGATGCTCCGAGTGAGACTCGATTCAATGAAGAACATCGCACTTCAACTCCTATGTCTAGTTCTTCGAGCTTCAGCAGTGATTCTGAGCTCAAGAGCTTAGAGGAGTCTATGGCTAACCACTCCAAgaaaacagaagaaagaaggacCAACAGTGATTTTAGACCACCTTCTGCTCCTGAACCTCTCAGAACGACATTTCCAAAAGTCAAGGTTACTCCAGAAGACATCACACACGGCATGGAGCAAGAGAAACCACATACTTTAATCAG GTCGAAGATGGAAGAGCATGGTTTTAATGGCTGCAGACCTTTGCTCAGGCTTAAGAAAGAACTTCAGGAACCTCAG GATCTGAGAGAGCAGATCTCATCTCTGAAGCAGCAGCTGATGGAGAGGGAGTCTCACTGGTCACAGGCCCACAGTCTcctccagagccgtgtggaaGCCCTTACCCGAGAGAACCAGGAGCTTCACAGCAGGCTCAATGTGAACAAGAAATCGCACCAGAGTGCTGGTTCCTTTGCTCCTCAGGCTGGATCATACAGCGCA GCAAATAAACGCTCTGTTACCAAAGCTAATAGGATAACTGAATGCACAGCCGGCTCTTTGA GAAAGAATTCTGCACTTTACACTGACAGTCCACAGAACAATGGCATGATTACACAAGGTGGAAAG GGAAGTTTGTTTTATCATCATACTGACTGCAATGATGCACAAATGGCAACCCAGGCCAGAAAAGACAAAGTACAGGAGGAAACTCACTATCCAGATGGAAGG GTTGAACGTCTTTTTTTGAACGGATGTCGTGTGATCACATTTCGCAATGGAACGAAGAAAGAGATTGGTGTTGACAAGTCGATCACTGTTACCTTCTTCAACGGAGATGTTAAACGCACACTGGCTGATGGGACTGTG ATATACTACTATTGTGATGCCCAAACAACACACTCAACCTATCCATCTGGTTTGGAGGTTATACAGTTTCCAAACAACCAAAGag AAAAACACCATCCTGATGGCACAAGGGAAATATCCTTCCCGGATGGCACCGTCAAGATTCTCCACTCCGATGGTCGAGAGGAAAGTGTTTTTCCAGATGGAACTATTGTCAAGATATCACA ACATGGTGAAAAGATGGTGGAGTTTACTAATGGGCAGAGAGAGATCCATACTTCACAGTACAAGCGGAGGATGTACCCGGATGGAACCGTTAAAACTGTCTATACGAATGGGAGGCAAGAGACAAAGTTCTCATCTGGGAGGGTTCGCATTAAGAACAATGAATGCGTCATTATGgacaaaaagtga